In one window of Halocatena salina DNA:
- a CDS encoding DUF7344 domain-containing protein: MNDNIFDALRDEHRRELLLDLLEHNPQSVTNQSTADGQTEQADADRQLQIAMYHTHLPKLEDYGFIQWDENRNEIIKGPQFRELRPLLKWVNDSGEC; the protein is encoded by the coding sequence ATGAATGACAACATCTTTGACGCGCTCAGAGACGAACACCGTCGAGAACTGCTACTTGACCTGCTCGAACACAACCCACAGAGCGTCACGAACCAGAGCACCGCAGATGGGCAGACAGAGCAAGCGGACGCTGACCGGCAGTTGCAGATAGCGATGTACCATACCCATCTTCCAAAACTCGAAGACTACGGATTTATTCAATGGGATGAGAATAGGAACGAGATCATCAAGGGACCACAGTTTAGGGAGCTTCGCCCACTACTTAAATGGGTGAACGACTCCGGTGAGTGTTGA
- a CDS encoding Lrp/AsnC family transcriptional regulator, which produces MGRDLDDVDRSILYLLQRNARRTTAEEMADKVGVSASTIRNRIDRLEDDGIIKGYHPEIDYEAANLPLQVTFVISATPTNLVEFSEKIREIQGVIDVREMLTGRRNIHVDVVGTSTDDITTVTDTIHDLGVEIESSEMMRQRHVQPFNHFFLQGTEETDARTDNIADEELPTE; this is translated from the coding sequence ATGGGACGCGATTTGGACGACGTGGACCGCAGTATCCTCTACCTGCTTCAGCGGAACGCCCGTCGGACGACAGCCGAAGAGATGGCTGACAAGGTCGGCGTGTCGGCCAGCACGATTCGCAATCGAATCGATCGACTCGAAGACGATGGGATCATCAAAGGCTATCATCCTGAGATCGATTACGAAGCGGCGAATCTGCCGTTGCAAGTGACGTTCGTCATCTCCGCGACACCAACCAACCTCGTTGAGTTCTCCGAGAAAATCCGCGAAATTCAGGGCGTGATAGATGTTCGTGAGATGTTGACTGGCCGACGAAATATCCATGTCGATGTGGTCGGTACCAGTACAGACGACATTACCACAGTCACCGACACGATCCACGACCTTGGGGTAGAAATCGAGTCGTCAGAGATGATGCGACAGCGCCACGTCCAACCGTTTAACCACTTCTTCCTGCAAGGTACTGAGGAGACAGATGCACGCACAGACAACATAGCAGACGAAGAGCTACCGACTGAGTGA
- a CDS encoding S8 family serine peptidase — protein sequence MTAPFIGMLGAGQQAGDGSISSTPSSAYQNIDDGQDHSNLNGPIEQSTRPDQPGATIDPALTKSEGTVTVVVRLETADVPMTASRQAAIQSLKRHAQQTQRPVLRVANQNGDGVTVLSRLWIANAVLLEVDKNDVSLQSIAQIEGVKRLHANFELGLPQPMTSETDDGNVGTLNTNRAGATATYNTTYGLDQIHATEVWNEYDTMGQGVKVAVLDTGVDIDHPDIDLYTTNESNETYPGGWAEFDSNGTRVKGSVPHDTDQHGTHTSGTVSGGNTSGEYIGVAPDVSLMHGLVLPDGEGTFTQIAAGMQWAVANDADVVSMSFGSWGYHSALIEPTQNIEAAGAIPVAATGNFGGGNSDSPGNVYDAVAVGASNETRGIASFSSGEVVNTPEDWGEDAPDDWPDSYVVPDVAAPGVDVKSAIPGDDYAELSGTSMATPHTAGTVALMLSAAGGDLPTGEIKSTLFETAFKPEECSPSCDPRDGNDTRYGAGIINATAATDRVAAQSGITGTVTDASGAPIEDAAVSTPSFTVETNASGQYILRARPGTYDVSATAFGYENATASVTVENGTFTTQNFTLVDALGVRIVSGQPPVVEGGESASVTAEVANLDTYTAELTGNYSPTDATLYVNGIQQPFGEPIFLGGYSGDLNVAVETTSGTAGELSVTHTFHGEGDTIERTTGPTEVFAEVTDIAVVDSDQNFGDQVVTVLEEELPAQYRITLLEDQNAMEGVGAYDTFVMQDVDPADLNVQAFVAATDSPATGVVWLDNWGSDSNAIRELSNATGDPARRNQSNTGSATAIYNVTKSHPIFEDVAEPGETVAVHNMFWSARSWFTNYSGQVIATVGAPIAGQSGPAVAVDPQTRTVLAATLGRAQGIENEHFYEPADQILANAVEYASRCPPVCSPRDSHPRSNQTRMRLVTVVDE from the coding sequence ATGACAGCACCGTTTATCGGTATGCTGGGAGCGGGACAGCAAGCGGGAGACGGTAGTATCAGCAGTACACCTAGTAGTGCATACCAGAACATCGATGATGGACAGGACCATTCCAACCTGAACGGACCTATAGAGCAGTCCACTCGCCCGGACCAACCTGGGGCTACAATCGATCCAGCTCTAACAAAATCTGAGGGCACAGTCACGGTCGTCGTCCGGCTTGAGACGGCTGATGTCCCGATGACGGCCAGTCGGCAAGCGGCGATCCAGTCGCTTAAACGCCACGCCCAGCAGACTCAACGGCCCGTTCTCAGAGTCGCCAACCAGAACGGAGACGGGGTGACCGTCCTCAGTCGACTGTGGATCGCCAACGCAGTTCTCTTAGAGGTCGATAAGAACGACGTCAGTCTGCAGAGCATCGCCCAGATCGAGGGCGTCAAGCGCCTGCACGCCAACTTCGAACTCGGTCTGCCACAGCCTATGACATCGGAGACGGATGATGGAAATGTCGGCACACTGAACACCAACCGGGCTGGAGCTACCGCCACCTACAACACGACTTACGGTCTCGATCAGATCCACGCGACCGAGGTCTGGAACGAGTACGACACCATGGGCCAGGGCGTGAAAGTGGCAGTGCTCGACACCGGCGTCGACATCGATCACCCCGATATCGATCTCTACACCACGAACGAGTCGAACGAGACCTATCCCGGCGGGTGGGCCGAGTTCGATAGTAATGGTACCCGCGTCAAAGGGTCAGTTCCGCACGACACTGACCAGCACGGGACTCACACGAGCGGAACTGTCTCGGGAGGCAATACCAGCGGAGAATACATCGGCGTTGCGCCCGACGTCAGTCTGATGCACGGGTTGGTCCTCCCCGACGGTGAGGGCACGTTTACGCAGATCGCTGCCGGGATGCAGTGGGCGGTTGCCAACGATGCCGACGTCGTCAGCATGAGTTTTGGTTCGTGGGGCTACCACTCGGCGCTGATCGAACCGACGCAAAACATCGAGGCTGCCGGAGCAATTCCCGTGGCCGCTACTGGCAACTTTGGGGGCGGGAACAGCGATTCGCCTGGCAACGTGTATGATGCAGTCGCCGTCGGTGCATCAAACGAAACCCGCGGTATCGCATCGTTTTCAAGCGGAGAGGTTGTGAATACCCCCGAAGACTGGGGTGAGGACGCCCCCGACGACTGGCCTGACTCCTACGTCGTGCCCGACGTTGCCGCGCCGGGGGTGGACGTGAAGAGTGCGATTCCCGGTGACGACTATGCGGAACTCTCCGGGACGTCGATGGCCACGCCCCATACCGCGGGGACGGTCGCGCTGATGCTCTCGGCGGCTGGCGGCGACCTGCCGACAGGTGAGATCAAATCAACGCTCTTCGAGACCGCCTTTAAACCCGAGGAGTGCTCGCCGAGCTGTGACCCACGCGATGGCAATGACACCCGATACGGTGCGGGTATCATCAACGCCACGGCCGCGACCGATCGGGTGGCGGCCCAAAGCGGCATCACCGGCACAGTCACGGATGCGAGCGGTGCACCCATCGAGGATGCGGCCGTTTCAACTCCATCGTTCACAGTCGAAACGAACGCGAGCGGTCAGTACATCCTACGCGCCCGCCCTGGCACCTACGACGTGAGCGCCACCGCGTTCGGCTATGAGAACGCAACGGCGTCGGTTACCGTCGAAAACGGCACCTTCACCACACAGAACTTCACGCTCGTCGATGCGCTCGGCGTGCGGATCGTCAGCGGCCAGCCCCCCGTAGTCGAGGGCGGCGAGAGCGCGTCAGTAACTGCCGAGGTGGCGAATCTCGATACGTACACCGCGGAGCTGACCGGCAACTACAGTCCCACGGATGCGACACTGTACGTCAACGGAATCCAACAGCCGTTCGGCGAACCGATTTTCCTTGGTGGATACTCCGGCGATCTCAACGTCGCCGTCGAGACGACGTCCGGAACGGCCGGCGAACTCTCCGTAACCCACACCTTCCACGGTGAGGGTGATACCATTGAACGGACAACCGGTCCAACTGAGGTGTTCGCGGAGGTCACGGACATCGCGGTCGTCGACTCTGATCAGAATTTCGGTGATCAAGTCGTCACGGTGCTCGAAGAGGAACTGCCCGCTCAGTACCGTATTACGCTCCTCGAGGACCAAAACGCGATGGAGGGGGTCGGTGCGTACGACACGTTCGTCATGCAGGACGTCGACCCGGCCGACCTCAACGTACAGGCGTTCGTCGCGGCTACCGACAGCCCAGCGACCGGTGTCGTCTGGCTCGACAACTGGGGCTCGGACAGCAACGCCATTCGGGAGCTCTCGAACGCAACGGGGGATCCAGCACGCAGGAATCAGAGTAACACCGGCTCCGCGACAGCTATCTACAATGTCACCAAAAGTCACCCGATCTTCGAGGACGTGGCGGAGCCCGGCGAAACGGTTGCTGTTCACAACATGTTCTGGAGCGCTCGAAGCTGGTTCACCAACTACAGCGGGCAGGTGATCGCTACTGTCGGTGCGCCGATCGCGGGCCAGAGCGGCCCGGCGGTAGCCGTCGATCCACAGACCAGAACAGTGCTTGCGGCCACGCTCGGTCGGGCACAGGGCATCGAGAACGAGCATTTCTATGAGCCAGCCGACCAGATTCTGGCGAACGCCGTCGAGTACGCGAGCCGATGCCCACCGGTGTGCTCACCTCGAGACAGCCACCCCAGATCGAACCAGACGAGGATGCGGTTAGTAACAGTCGTAGATGAATAG
- a CDS encoding glycosyl hydrolase: protein MDRRRFLERTATTVGTGVALAGCSMDDESGNTRSTDPKENGSETEPEPEPEPEPEGGDGRPYTHYDLNVRTEREAGQPVWIDQNGRMYGRDGPDVVVSDDWWETTETLYSFEGDPKLGDERVETVIVPDSGRILVGIGGHFDETTGRLELLNEDLSGSETLYEFDWGRTSNSMGHAVHENIVVISCYEGSDFDNGNHANEVLLSTDGGESFELVLEPETVDMDAANNHIHDVEYDPYAERVWVAVGDHGNSQIYWSNDHGSSWKELTERGGVTMITQVAAFKDCVVFGTDGAPEGIIRWEREGPDDEPNGAGDLVRPHVQIETDPNDDTMEMYARRRWHIREDLESGRELCLMPFGYSPMHDTAEDSVVLASVDGDEWYELYRTETREILLTNVMGPLSMDGDRRTLISDSNQGDGYQVDATVPKFWD, encoded by the coding sequence ATGGATCGAAGACGATTCCTTGAGCGAACAGCCACGACAGTAGGAACGGGAGTCGCACTTGCAGGATGTTCGATGGATGACGAATCCGGGAACACGAGGAGCACAGATCCTAAAGAGAACGGATCAGAAACAGAACCGGAACCGGAACCGGAACCGGAACCGGAAGGGGGTGATGGCCGGCCGTACACCCACTACGATCTCAACGTTCGTACCGAGCGGGAGGCGGGCCAACCGGTCTGGATCGATCAGAACGGACGTATGTACGGGCGCGACGGTCCCGACGTGGTAGTCAGCGACGACTGGTGGGAAACGACCGAGACGCTCTACTCGTTCGAAGGTGATCCGAAGCTTGGGGATGAGCGTGTCGAGACAGTTATCGTTCCCGATAGTGGACGGATACTCGTCGGGATCGGTGGCCATTTCGACGAGACGACGGGACGTCTAGAGCTACTCAACGAAGATCTCAGCGGATCGGAAACCCTCTATGAGTTTGACTGGGGTCGGACTTCCAACAGCATGGGCCATGCCGTCCATGAGAATATCGTGGTAATCTCTTGCTATGAGGGATCGGACTTCGATAACGGGAACCATGCAAATGAGGTGTTGCTCTCAACCGACGGCGGGGAAAGCTTCGAACTGGTGCTTGAGCCCGAAACAGTCGACATGGATGCCGCTAATAACCATATCCACGACGTGGAGTACGATCCGTATGCCGAGCGGGTTTGGGTCGCTGTCGGCGATCACGGAAACTCACAGATCTACTGGAGCAACGACCATGGTAGCTCATGGAAGGAGCTCACCGAGCGCGGTGGAGTGACGATGATCACCCAGGTGGCGGCATTCAAAGACTGTGTCGTCTTCGGTACGGATGGAGCCCCAGAGGGTATCATTCGCTGGGAACGCGAAGGACCTGACGACGAGCCAAACGGAGCGGGCGATCTGGTCCGTCCACACGTACAGATAGAGACGGACCCTAACGATGACACGATGGAAATGTACGCCCGACGCCGATGGCACATTCGTGAAGACCTCGAGTCGGGCCGTGAACTCTGTCTCATGCCGTTTGGCTACTCGCCCATGCACGACACCGCAGAGGATTCAGTCGTTCTCGCGAGCGTCGACGGGGATGAATGGTACGAACTCTACCGAACCGAAACCCGGGAGATCTTGCTCACGAACGTCATGGGCCCACTGTCGATGGACGGTGATCGGCGAACGCTCATCTCTGACAGTAACCAGGGGGACGGATATCAGGTTGATGCAACAGTGCCGAAGTTTTGGGACTAA
- a CDS encoding pre-peptidase C-terminal domain-containing protein has protein sequence MVLSVGGGGAVTTGVLAEESDDGDSRETAMGMAANSTETGALDSDDVDWYAFDVEAGERIWVHLKLGSNDSIINENKSARFDIFGPSGDEVNEYPSDVMGPVYRPNAGATMQALGGTMAQQSGTYYVRVKGENITQYDLTVETQRLDQYDPNEQPASATPIESGETISAVMSGPDRDTYAIDLDKGETISVTASMNAQLLGPNASDATITGHHNEYVVTDKPPWATQLNHTANASGTYFIHTYPYEEGIGSYNMEDPYELSVSVSGDNDNESPNEDDSVTDDGPTETPDETEQTDSDESVDDGDITVDDTTDESSMNTDGTDQSDFEETIDDTDADASERSECDW, from the coding sequence GTGGTCCTCTCCGTCGGCGGCGGCGGTGCGGTGACGACAGGCGTGTTGGCCGAGGAGTCGGACGACGGCGACAGCCGCGAGACCGCCATGGGGATGGCCGCCAACAGTACCGAGACCGGAGCGCTCGACTCAGATGATGTCGACTGGTACGCGTTCGATGTGGAAGCGGGTGAACGGATTTGGGTGCATCTCAAACTTGGTTCCAACGATTCGATCATCAACGAGAACAAGTCTGCACGGTTCGACATCTTCGGGCCGTCCGGCGACGAGGTGAACGAATACCCGAGCGATGTGATGGGTCCAGTCTATCGGCCAAATGCTGGTGCTACCATGCAGGCATTGGGTGGGACGATGGCTCAACAGTCCGGGACGTACTACGTTCGGGTGAAAGGGGAAAATATCACCCAGTACGACCTCACGGTTGAGACCCAGCGACTCGATCAGTACGATCCGAACGAGCAGCCAGCGTCGGCAACCCCAATCGAGTCGGGTGAGACGATCTCGGCAGTGATGAGTGGTCCCGACCGAGATACGTACGCGATCGATCTCGACAAAGGTGAGACGATCAGCGTGACGGCGAGTATGAACGCTCAACTCCTTGGACCGAATGCGAGTGATGCGACGATCACTGGACACCATAACGAGTACGTTGTCACTGATAAGCCGCCCTGGGCCACCCAGCTCAACCACACTGCAAACGCGAGCGGGACGTATTTCATTCACACGTATCCCTACGAGGAAGGGATCGGATCGTATAACATGGAAGATCCCTACGAGCTGTCTGTCAGCGTCTCCGGTGATAATGACAACGAATCGCCAAACGAAGACGATTCGGTGACTGATGATGGACCGACCGAGACACCCGACGAGACCGAACAGACTGACTCGGACGAATCGGTGGATGATGGTGACATTACTGTCGACGATACCACAGACGAGTCATCCATGAACACGGATGGGACCGACCAGTCAGATTTCGAAGAGACGATAGATGATACCGATGCTGACGCCTCCGAACGGTCGGAGTGCGACTGGTAG
- a CDS encoding transposase: MTATPDTTQAVLSSVRESHPQWPYADSHDTVSSEPWPLAWDAAAFIEEWFTHLAHNNLEEALCHLPLDPWKFGYDITEWHDKREPQALLRAHLLRIVKGWGGETALIDYLNDNPELVKSLGFDNGRASKSTLWRVWNDGRLTDTHKQVIRTIGQVLVNVVREHDVPAPDEVFHPDPSVDAPEDVTQDDSTVRDRTIANTRKVWKHGKPMLTKNYSLPRGVNTEIHENTFFEGHTFIGSREEMYAEDGTWNFAAETTRDRVQTGSTHRYHLQKIGPDAARQMHRDTTEALIERARRDSELVSGVLASIDITESNPYRENTKLEFDENGNLANRWLLGYKEDGDDEDALPDLYFQWASIQIVGLDVPLVLDALPVPRGLSRAAIVDLLLESATDMVDIELLMMDREFAHDAVKDVCEEHDVWYLNPGKMQSSERAKCTRLRRQGKLVHIKRDESPTDEDTGRTKLTDFVDEDEEPEETEDDGPVRKCVYVPAMNAERTSDDADDDDDDESEDPEEDEDDETRQELLEEFAEVTDEEVENVGRMFGDVIDEVREEEEDRELPGNEEDTRLYMLFETNHPDLEIPEEGDDGDEGRSEVEKAHMVSRILRKYKHRWGIENGFKKIKSFRVRTTSMDHEYRFFNFLFACTLYNVWRLVDLLVKLELLAESEFRHKPLVTADLFLTIAKDYVGLDPPD; encoded by the coding sequence ATGACAGCCACCCCGGACACGACGCAAGCGGTGCTCAGCTCTGTCCGAGAGTCACATCCACAGTGGCCGTACGCAGATTCTCACGACACAGTGAGCAGTGAGCCGTGGCCGCTCGCATGGGATGCCGCTGCATTCATCGAAGAATGGTTCACCCACCTCGCTCACAACAACCTAGAAGAAGCACTCTGCCACCTCCCGTTGGACCCTTGGAAGTTCGGATACGACATTACTGAGTGGCACGATAAGCGAGAGCCCCAAGCATTACTCAGGGCACACCTGCTCCGTATTGTCAAAGGGTGGGGCGGTGAGACCGCGCTTATCGACTACCTCAACGACAATCCAGAGCTGGTGAAGTCCCTTGGATTCGACAATGGAAGGGCGTCGAAATCAACGCTGTGGCGTGTCTGGAACGACGGCAGACTCACAGACACCCACAAGCAAGTCATTCGGACCATCGGGCAGGTGCTCGTGAACGTCGTACGTGAGCATGACGTGCCTGCACCTGACGAGGTGTTCCACCCGGACCCGAGTGTCGATGCTCCCGAAGACGTGACGCAGGATGACTCCACGGTTCGGGATCGCACGATAGCGAACACGCGGAAGGTGTGGAAGCACGGGAAGCCGATGTTGACCAAGAACTACTCTCTTCCACGTGGGGTGAATACTGAAATCCACGAAAACACGTTTTTCGAGGGACACACATTCATCGGGTCGCGCGAAGAGATGTACGCGGAAGACGGGACGTGGAATTTCGCAGCCGAAACCACGCGCGACCGCGTCCAGACCGGCAGCACGCACCGGTATCACTTGCAGAAAATCGGTCCGGATGCCGCACGGCAAATGCACCGCGATACAACCGAAGCGTTGATCGAACGAGCGCGGCGAGACTCGGAACTTGTTAGCGGGGTGCTCGCCAGTATTGACATTACGGAGTCGAACCCGTACCGGGAAAATACGAAACTCGAATTCGATGAGAACGGGAATCTGGCGAATCGGTGGTTGCTCGGGTACAAAGAAGACGGTGACGATGAAGACGCCCTGCCAGACCTGTACTTCCAGTGGGCAAGCATCCAAATCGTCGGGTTAGATGTCCCGCTCGTCTTGGATGCACTTCCGGTGCCTCGGGGCCTTTCGCGGGCTGCAATTGTCGATCTCCTGTTAGAGTCGGCCACTGATATGGTTGATATTGAGTTGCTGATGATGGACCGTGAATTTGCTCACGACGCGGTGAAAGACGTGTGCGAAGAGCACGATGTCTGGTATCTGAACCCGGGGAAGATGCAGTCGAGCGAACGCGCGAAGTGTACTCGCCTTCGTCGCCAGGGCAAGCTCGTCCATATCAAGCGTGATGAATCGCCTACCGACGAAGATACTGGTCGAACGAAGCTTACGGACTTCGTAGACGAAGATGAAGAGCCCGAGGAGACGGAGGATGATGGCCCTGTTCGGAAGTGTGTGTACGTTCCGGCGATGAACGCTGAGCGGACGAGTGATGACGCAGACGACGATGATGATGACGAGTCGGAAGACCCTGAGGAAGATGAGGACGATGAGACTCGCCAGGAATTGCTTGAGGAGTTTGCGGAGGTGACTGATGAGGAGGTGGAGAATGTTGGGCGGATGTTTGGTGACGTGATCGACGAGGTCCGTGAAGAGGAAGAAGACCGCGAGTTGCCAGGGAATGAGGAAGACACGCGGCTGTATATGTTGTTCGAGACGAATCACCCGGACCTCGAAATCCCGGAAGAAGGAGACGATGGCGATGAGGGGAGGTCGGAGGTCGAGAAGGCCCACATGGTGAGCCGAATCCTTCGGAAGTACAAGCACAGGTGGGGGATTGAGAACGGGTTCAAGAAGATCAAGAGCTTCCGTGTTCGCACCACGTCGATGGATCATGAGTACCGGTTTTTCAACTTCCTCTTCGCCTGCACATTGTACAATGTGTGGCGGTTGGTCGATTTGCTGGTGAAGTTGGAGTTGTTAGCCGAGTCCGAATTCCGGCACAAGCCACTCGTGACAGCTGACCTGTTCCTGACGATTGCGAAGGACTACGTAGGGTTGGACCCGCCTGACTGA
- a CDS encoding winged helix-turn-helix domain-containing protein has protein sequence MADTVREYCTSRGALGVLILLYSDPQRFTDLAEMLHISDSTLTYRLAEARDLGLVTPEIDEQETSVGDQYRLSERGALIVKKLDQLGVTHAYRTMLDMHQQVEDGRSDLDEWLDDDETKRKLARCSDQDPYVDPFGDDVTGYSG, from the coding sequence ATGGCTGACACGGTGAGGGAGTACTGTACCTCTCGCGGCGCTCTCGGTGTTCTCATCCTGCTGTATAGCGACCCGCAGCGGTTCACAGACCTCGCGGAGATGCTGCACATCAGCGACTCAACGCTCACGTATCGCCTCGCAGAAGCACGCGATCTCGGCCTCGTCACTCCCGAAATTGACGAGCAGGAAACGTCGGTCGGTGATCAGTACCGGCTGAGCGAACGGGGTGCGCTCATTGTGAAGAAACTGGACCAGTTGGGTGTTACTCACGCGTATCGAACGATGCTGGACATGCACCAGCAGGTCGAAGACGGTCGCAGCGACCTTGACGAGTGGTTAGACGACGATGAAACAAAGAGGAAGTTAGCGCGGTGTAGTGACCAGGACCCGTACGTAGACCCGTTCGGTGATGACGTAACAGGGTACTCAGGGTAA
- a CDS encoding hydroxymethylglutaryl-CoA reductase, degradative: protein MDSRIPDFYEETPQRRREIITSRCLLSEEDSDALREGPNSELMDSLSENVIGSISLPLSVATNFVIDGEDVLVPMAVEESSVVAAASYGAKLTRDTGGFSTSVSGPYMLGQIQIRDISDPFSAKMRVLERADEIRSMANDQGVLVSHGGGCEDVTARVVDTPRGPMVVVHLLVNVQDAMGANAVNTMAEAVAPLVEEETSGEAVLRVLSNLADHRVARVRCTITPEMLEREQSSLSGEEVRDRIVDAWAFAAGDPYRAATHNKGILNGMDALAVATMNDWRAIEAGAHAFAANDGYGPLSTYEIDTEGNLSCSIEVPVQVGTVGGATRAHPTASAAMKILDVESSDELVAIFGAVGLAENIASMRALADEGIQTGHMKLHAKNIARETDAPDELIEEIAARMVAEDDIRAGRARELAEELSQ from the coding sequence ATGGACTCACGTATTCCGGACTTCTACGAAGAAACTCCGCAGCGACGACGTGAAATCATTACGAGTCGCTGCCTCCTCTCTGAAGAAGATTCTGACGCTCTGCGGGAGGGGCCTAATAGCGAACTCATGGATAGTTTGAGTGAAAACGTGATTGGCAGTATTTCCCTCCCGTTGAGTGTTGCGACGAACTTCGTTATCGATGGCGAAGACGTACTTGTGCCAATGGCGGTTGAAGAAAGCTCCGTCGTGGCAGCCGCTTCGTACGGGGCGAAACTTACGCGTGATACGGGCGGATTCTCAACCTCTGTCTCGGGACCGTATATGCTCGGACAAATCCAAATTCGAGACATCAGTGACCCATTCAGTGCGAAAATGCGAGTTCTCGAACGAGCTGACGAGATTAGATCTATGGCTAATGATCAGGGTGTCCTCGTCTCTCACGGTGGCGGGTGTGAGGACGTTACTGCTCGTGTCGTAGACACCCCTCGTGGCCCCATGGTTGTCGTTCACCTCCTTGTGAATGTGCAGGACGCCATGGGAGCGAATGCAGTCAACACAATGGCAGAGGCAGTGGCCCCGCTCGTTGAAGAAGAGACCAGTGGGGAAGCCGTTCTCCGTGTGTTATCAAACTTAGCGGATCACCGAGTTGCGCGTGTTCGGTGTACCATCACGCCAGAGATGCTTGAGCGCGAGCAGAGTTCGCTGTCAGGAGAAGAGGTCAGGGACCGAATTGTCGATGCGTGGGCCTTCGCCGCCGGTGATCCGTACCGGGCAGCAACGCACAACAAGGGCATCCTGAACGGGATGGACGCGCTTGCTGTTGCAACAATGAACGACTGGCGAGCCATTGAGGCCGGCGCTCACGCCTTTGCAGCCAATGATGGATACGGCCCGCTTTCGACCTACGAGATCGATACAGAAGGCAATCTGTCGTGCAGTATTGAGGTACCAGTCCAAGTGGGCACTGTTGGCGGCGCTACTCGTGCCCATCCAACTGCTAGTGCAGCGATGAAGATCCTTGATGTTGAATCGAGTGACGAGTTAGTGGCCATCTTCGGAGCCGTTGGGCTCGCAGAAAACATCGCCAGTATGCGTGCACTGGCTGATGAAGGAATCCAAACTGGACACATGAAACTTCATGCGAAAAATATTGCTCGTGAGACCGACGCACCCGATGAACTAATTGAGGAAATTGCGGCCCGGATGGTTGCCGAAGATGATATTCGGGCTGGACGAGCCCGTGAATTGGCCGAAGAACTGAGCCAGTGA
- a CDS encoding hemolysin family protein produces MNSIELGLRLGAGVFLILANGFFVAIEFALTRARQFSEEEFVGDGYRALERAWEMTQNLEIYLTTCQVGITASSIAVGIVAEPALAAIFEPLFENTVLAAIGSGGIIAFLIINLVHLTHGEQTPTYLGVERSRMVCRYGATPLYWFNWAISPLITLGDWIAKWTLRLFGIEMTGAWLETEKDVIESRADLRNRLGSLLDRGDLSEERRDEVMNALDVGEQPVREVMIPADDIVVLSTKDDIEENFHRMEENPHTRYPLVGDELIDFHGIVYFPILVRYRDGMAEGDIDFTKLAAPPMTLSPDVDVSDAIDQFQTENQELALVIEDGEVLGMVTVTDLLESVMGDIEDPIDTAYIE; encoded by the coding sequence ATGAACTCGATAGAGCTTGGGCTCCGTCTCGGTGCGGGGGTGTTTCTTATCTTGGCGAACGGATTCTTCGTCGCGATCGAGTTCGCGCTCACCCGGGCCCGACAGTTCAGTGAGGAGGAGTTCGTGGGTGATGGTTATCGGGCGCTCGAGCGGGCGTGGGAGATGACGCAGAATCTGGAGATCTATCTGACGACATGCCAGGTTGGCATCACGGCGTCGAGTATCGCGGTTGGGATCGTCGCTGAACCCGCGTTAGCAGCCATTTTCGAGCCGCTATTCGAAAACACGGTGCTGGCCGCTATCGGCTCGGGTGGTATTATCGCGTTTCTCATCATCAATCTCGTCCATCTGACGCACGGCGAACAGACACCGACCTACCTCGGTGTCGAACGGTCCCGAATGGTGTGTCGATACGGCGCGACACCACTGTATTGGTTCAACTGGGCGATCTCCCCACTCATCACACTCGGTGACTGGATCGCGAAGTGGACACTCAGACTGTTCGGCATCGAGATGACCGGCGCGTGGCTCGAAACGGAAAAAGACGTTATCGAGTCCCGGGCCGACCTGCGGAACCGACTCGGGTCGCTTCTCGATAGGGGTGATCTCTCCGAGGAACGCCGCGACGAAGTGATGAATGCACTCGATGTCGGCGAACAACCTGTTCGTGAGGTTATGATACCCGCAGACGATATCGTCGTCCTCTCGACAAAGGATGATATCGAAGAGAATTTTCATCGGATGGAGGAGAATCCGCATACACGCTATCCGTTGGTCGGAGATGAGTTGATAGATTTTCATGGAATCGTGTACTTCCCGATCTTGGTTAGATATCGTGACGGGATGGCTGAGGGCGATATCGACTTCACGAAGCTAGCAGCCCCTCCGATGACTCTTTCACCGGATGTCGACGTGAGCGACGCTATCGATCAGTTCCAAACCGAAAACCAGGAACTCGCACTCGTCATCGAGGATGGGGAGGTGCTCGGGATGGTCACCGTGACGGACCTTCTCGAGTCGGTTATGGGCGATATCGAGGATCCAATCGATACAGCGTATATCGAGTAA